One genomic window of Nicotiana sylvestris chromosome 10, ASM39365v2, whole genome shotgun sequence includes the following:
- the LOC104216257 gene encoding cadmium-induced protein AS8 isoform X2 yields MVEMIIKGLLRRYERWNPVHPTYGAFWGMGIGIGCGVGWGPGFGPEAIGYVGAGCGVGFSVGFSLLGIGIGLPANYIYTVPYNAFTATRSGAIDMARSTGILRESRCYLDSNISGLQERALRAFSSLRVKESLGKVVDSSEMLTKMSFPNQLMDRLKQGINDLLHPCKGLKD; encoded by the exons ATG GTAGAAATGATTATAAAGGGCTTGCTGAGGAGATATGAAAGATGGAATCCAGTGCATCCTACATACGGAGCCTTCTGGGGCATGGGAATAGGTATTGGCTGTGGTGTGGGATGGGGTCCTGGATTTGGTCCTGAGGCAATTGGTTATGTTGGAGCTGGCTGTGGTGTTGGATTCAGCGTTGGCTTCTCTCTGCTTGGAATTGGCATTGGCCTTCCTGCCAATTACATCTATACAGTTCCTTACAATG CCTTCACAGCTACCAGAAGTGGTGCTATAGATATGGCTCGATCCACTGGTATACTAAGAGAGAGTCGGTGTTACCTCGATTCAAACATTTCTGGCTTGCAAGAAAGGGCTCTGCGAGCTTTTTCAAGCTTAAGGGTCAAAGAATCATTAGGGAAGGTGGTAGATTCGTCTGAAATGCTGACCAAAATGTCCTTTCCCAATCAATTGATGGATCGTCTAAAACAAGGCATCAATGACTTACTTCATCCTTGCAAAG GTTTAAAGGATTAA
- the LOC104216257 gene encoding cadmium-induced protein AS8 isoform X1, translating to MIIKGLLRRYERWNPVHPTYGAFWGMGIGIGCGVGWGPGFGPEAIGYVGAGCGVGFSVGFSLLGIGIGLPANYIYTVPYNAFTATRSGAIDMARSTGILRESRCYLDSNISGLQERALRAFSSLRVKESLGKVVDSSEMLTKMSFPNQLMDRLKQGINDLLHPCKGLKD from the exons ATGATTATAAAGGGCTTGCTGAGGAGATATGAAAGATGGAATCCAGTGCATCCTACATACGGAGCCTTCTGGGGCATGGGAATAGGTATTGGCTGTGGTGTGGGATGGGGTCCTGGATTTGGTCCTGAGGCAATTGGTTATGTTGGAGCTGGCTGTGGTGTTGGATTCAGCGTTGGCTTCTCTCTGCTTGGAATTGGCATTGGCCTTCCTGCCAATTACATCTATACAGTTCCTTACAATG CCTTCACAGCTACCAGAAGTGGTGCTATAGATATGGCTCGATCCACTGGTATACTAAGAGAGAGTCGGTGTTACCTCGATTCAAACATTTCTGGCTTGCAAGAAAGGGCTCTGCGAGCTTTTTCAAGCTTAAGGGTCAAAGAATCATTAGGGAAGGTGGTAGATTCGTCTGAAATGCTGACCAAAATGTCCTTTCCCAATCAATTGATGGATCGTCTAAAACAAGGCATCAATGACTTACTTCATCCTTGCAAAG GTTTAAAGGATTAA
- the LOC104237978 gene encoding growth-regulating factor 4-like isoform X1, with product MSGTTMRTVAEDGYRPPFTAVQWQELEHQAMIYKYLVAGIPVPPDLVVPIRRSFEAISARFFHHTSLGYCSYYGKKFDPEPGRCRRTDGKKWRCSKDAYPDSKYCERHMNRGRNRSRKHVESQSTSQSLLTSMSNNATGSSKTSGNFQSSSSGSLQNMPLYSAAYSEGPNYGSTGTKMQMEPVSYGIDNKAYRYFHGMAADADEQNFSLEASASMRSLGMGSNADSTWCLTPQLPSNPMVKPKNETQLLYGSPQTRLPHPFEPMIDATISKQQQHCFFDSDIGSPGTVKQEERSMRPFFDEWPTAKESWSNLDDEGSIKNNFSSTQLSISIPMAPSESFSRSSCSPNDV from the exons ATGAGTGGGACTACGATGAGGACGGTGGCGGAGGATGGGTACAGGCCGCCGTTCACGGCGGTGCAATGGCAGGAGTTGGAGCATCAAGCAATGATCTATAAGTACTTAGTGGCGGGTATTCCTGTGCCTCCGGACCTTGTTGTACCTATACGACGTAGCTTTGAAGCCATCTCTGCGAGGTTCTTCCATCATACTAGCT TGGGTTATTGTTCCTATTATGGAAAGAAGTTTGACCCTGAGCCAGGAAGGTGTAGAAGGACAGATGGAAAGAAGTGGAGGTGCTCCAAAGACGCGTATCCTGACTCAAAATATTGCGAGCGGCACATGAATCGAGGCCGCAACCGTTCAAGAAAGCATGTGGAATCTCAATCTACTTCCCAGTCCTTGTTGACTAGTATGTCGAACAATGCTACTGGAAGCAGCAAAACAAGTGGAAATTTCCAAAGTAGCAGCAGCGGAAGCTTACAGAACATGCCATTATATTCCGCTGCTTATTCAGAAGGACCGAATTATGGAAGCACTGGAACGAAGATGCAGATGGAGCCTGTCTCCTATGGGATAGATAACAAGGCATATAG ATATTTCCATGGAATGGCTGCTGATGCTGATGAGCAGAATTTCTCTCTAGAAGCTTCAGCTAGTATGAGAAGTTTAGGGATGGGATCTAATGCAGACAGCACATGGTGTTTAACACCACAACTTCCCTCAAACCCCATGGTGAAACCAAAAAATGAGACTCAGTTGCTATATGGCTCGCCTCAAACACGACTGCCACATCCATTTGAGCCTATGATTGATGCAACTATTTCGAAACAGCAGCAACATTGCTTTTTTGATAGTGACATAGGCTCTCCTGGGACTGTAAAGCAGGAGGAGCGTTCTATGCGCCCTTTCTTTGACGAATGGCCTACAGCTAAGGAATCGTGGTCCAATCTTGATGACGAGGGATCTATCAAAAATAATTTCTCCTCTACTCAGCTGTCCATATCCATTCCTATGGCTCCGTCCGAATCCTTTTCAAGGAGTTCTTGTTCCCCAAATG ATGTTTGA
- the LOC104237978 gene encoding growth-regulating factor 5-like isoform X2: MELINFYLLWSVGYCSYYGKKFDPEPGRCRRTDGKKWRCSKDAYPDSKYCERHMNRGRNRSRKHVESQSTSQSLLTSMSNNATGSSKTSGNFQSSSSGSLQNMPLYSAAYSEGPNYGSTGTKMQMEPVSYGIDNKAYRYFHGMAADADEQNFSLEASASMRSLGMGSNADSTWCLTPQLPSNPMVKPKNETQLLYGSPQTRLPHPFEPMIDATISKQQQHCFFDSDIGSPGTVKQEERSMRPFFDEWPTAKESWSNLDDEGSIKNNFSSTQLSISIPMAPSESFSRSSCSPNDV; this comes from the exons ATGGAACTTATTAATTTTTATCTTCTGTGGTCAGTGGGTTATTGTTCCTATTATGGAAAGAAGTTTGACCCTGAGCCAGGAAGGTGTAGAAGGACAGATGGAAAGAAGTGGAGGTGCTCCAAAGACGCGTATCCTGACTCAAAATATTGCGAGCGGCACATGAATCGAGGCCGCAACCGTTCAAGAAAGCATGTGGAATCTCAATCTACTTCCCAGTCCTTGTTGACTAGTATGTCGAACAATGCTACTGGAAGCAGCAAAACAAGTGGAAATTTCCAAAGTAGCAGCAGCGGAAGCTTACAGAACATGCCATTATATTCCGCTGCTTATTCAGAAGGACCGAATTATGGAAGCACTGGAACGAAGATGCAGATGGAGCCTGTCTCCTATGGGATAGATAACAAGGCATATAG ATATTTCCATGGAATGGCTGCTGATGCTGATGAGCAGAATTTCTCTCTAGAAGCTTCAGCTAGTATGAGAAGTTTAGGGATGGGATCTAATGCAGACAGCACATGGTGTTTAACACCACAACTTCCCTCAAACCCCATGGTGAAACCAAAAAATGAGACTCAGTTGCTATATGGCTCGCCTCAAACACGACTGCCACATCCATTTGAGCCTATGATTGATGCAACTATTTCGAAACAGCAGCAACATTGCTTTTTTGATAGTGACATAGGCTCTCCTGGGACTGTAAAGCAGGAGGAGCGTTCTATGCGCCCTTTCTTTGACGAATGGCCTACAGCTAAGGAATCGTGGTCCAATCTTGATGACGAGGGATCTATCAAAAATAATTTCTCCTCTACTCAGCTGTCCATATCCATTCCTATGGCTCCGTCCGAATCCTTTTCAAGGAGTTCTTGTTCCCCAAATG ATGTTTGA